The following are from one region of the Odontesthes bonariensis isolate fOdoBon6 chromosome 12, fOdoBon6.hap1, whole genome shotgun sequence genome:
- the gpm6bb gene encoding glycoprotein M6Bb isoform X2 — MGCFECCIKCLGGVPYASLVATILCFSGVALFCGCGHVALTGTVTILETHFSKVTTDHAMLTDVIQLMQYVIYGIASFFFLYGIILLAEGFYTTSAVKELHSEFKTTICGRCISGMFVFLTYILGVAWLGVFGFSAVPVFLFYNMWSTCNTMRSSMANITNIDSICVDVRQYGIIPWNATPGKACGSTLDDICNTSEFYLSYHLYIVACAGAGATVIALLIYMMATTYNFAVLKFKSREDCCTKF; from the exons atgg GCTGCTTTGAGTGCTGCATTAAATGTTTAGGCGGAGTGCCCTACGCGTCGCTGGTGGCAACGATCCTCTGCTTCTCTGGTGTCGCCCTGTTCTGTGGATGTGGCCATGTGGCTCTCACTGGCACAGTGACCATCCTGGAAACCCACTTCTCCAAGGTCACAACTGATCATGCCATGCTCACTGATGT AATACAGCTGATGCAGTATGTCATCTATGGCATTGCTTCGTTTTTCTTCCTGTATGGAATCATTCTGCTTGCCGAGGGCTTTTACACAACTAGCGCCGTCAAGGAACTTCACAGCGAGTTCAAGACCACCATCTGTGGACGCTGCATCAGTGGAATG TTTGTGTTCCTTACATACATCCTGGGTGTGGCCTGGCTTGGCGTGTTTGGCTTCTCTGCAGTGCCCGTCTTCCTTTTCTACAACATGTGGTCTACCTGTAATACCATGAGGTCTTCCATGGCCAACATTACAAACATTGACTCCATCTGTGTGGATGTTCGTCAGTACG GAATTATCCCGTGGAATGCCACTCCAGGCAAGGCCTGTGGATCTACGCTAGATGACATCTGTAACACCAGTGAG ttctatCTGTCTTACCACCTGTACATCGTGGCGTGTGCCGGGGCAGGAGCCACTGTGATCGCTCTG CTGATCTACATGATGGCAACAACTTATAACTTTGCTGTTTTGAAGTTTAAGAGTCGGGAAGACTGCTGCACTAAGTTTTAA
- the gpm6bb gene encoding glycoprotein M6Bb isoform X1 — MGCFECCIKCLGGVPYASLVATILCFSGVALFCGCGHVALTGTVTILETHFSKVTTDHAMLTDVIQLMQYVIYGIASFFFLYGIILLAEGFYTTSAVKELHSEFKTTICGRCISGMFVFLTYILGVAWLGVFGFSAVPVFLFYNMWSTCNTMRSSMANITNIDSICVDVRQYGIIPWNATPGKACGSTLDDICNTSEFYLSYHLYIVACAGAGATVIALIHFLMILSANWAYLKDASHMHTYQDIKMKEERELQDITSRSKECLNSYT, encoded by the exons atgg GCTGCTTTGAGTGCTGCATTAAATGTTTAGGCGGAGTGCCCTACGCGTCGCTGGTGGCAACGATCCTCTGCTTCTCTGGTGTCGCCCTGTTCTGTGGATGTGGCCATGTGGCTCTCACTGGCACAGTGACCATCCTGGAAACCCACTTCTCCAAGGTCACAACTGATCATGCCATGCTCACTGATGT AATACAGCTGATGCAGTATGTCATCTATGGCATTGCTTCGTTTTTCTTCCTGTATGGAATCATTCTGCTTGCCGAGGGCTTTTACACAACTAGCGCCGTCAAGGAACTTCACAGCGAGTTCAAGACCACCATCTGTGGACGCTGCATCAGTGGAATG TTTGTGTTCCTTACATACATCCTGGGTGTGGCCTGGCTTGGCGTGTTTGGCTTCTCTGCAGTGCCCGTCTTCCTTTTCTACAACATGTGGTCTACCTGTAATACCATGAGGTCTTCCATGGCCAACATTACAAACATTGACTCCATCTGTGTGGATGTTCGTCAGTACG GAATTATCCCGTGGAATGCCACTCCAGGCAAGGCCTGTGGATCTACGCTAGATGACATCTGTAACACCAGTGAG ttctatCTGTCTTACCACCTGTACATCGTGGCGTGTGCCGGGGCAGGAGCCACTGTGATCGCTCTG ATCCACTTCCTCATGATTCTCTCAGCAAACTGGGCCTACCTTAAGGATGCCAGTCATATGCATACCTACCAAGACATCAAAATGAAGGAAGAGCGGGAGCTGCAGGACATCACCTCACGCTCAAAGGAATGCCTCAATTCCTACACATAA